The following are encoded in a window of Brevibacillus ruminantium genomic DNA:
- a CDS encoding copper amine oxidase N-terminal domain-containing protein → MKKMKYASLTLMTAAILSANITGASATSEPVRELSIQVNGQQLELHAIDDKQQQTVLVPLRQVAEALGYEVSWNSTNKAAEVKKGAQWSYAKAGEDNYPYAKMYKSVGAVPKVINDKTYVTVAFVQDILQTPVQVSGDSVSIADQAEQEGVKKAGSITRINRVDGKVSILVNGYQKGILLHIGDETKIVKADGKPGTVEDLKLGTEIEAVHANFMALSLPPQTSAKEIVIKNSLETPEVLGTFGTVQSVEKSTDGNVLIGVKGERLTDNSFEEIRLVVTDETKVLTTDGKTLTKADVKPDMKVFAYYSPKLTRSLIPQGVAEKIVVEPAEELAAE, encoded by the coding sequence ATGAAAAAAATGAAATATGCTTCCCTGACCCTTATGACAGCAGCGATCCTGTCAGCAAACATAACAGGTGCCTCTGCGACATCAGAGCCCGTTCGGGAATTGTCCATCCAGGTAAACGGGCAGCAACTGGAGCTTCACGCGATTGATGACAAGCAACAACAGACGGTTCTGGTCCCCCTGCGTCAGGTAGCAGAGGCACTGGGTTATGAAGTCAGTTGGAACAGTACCAATAAAGCTGCAGAGGTAAAAAAGGGAGCGCAGTGGAGCTACGCCAAGGCGGGAGAAGATAACTATCCTTATGCCAAAATGTACAAATCGGTAGGAGCCGTTCCGAAAGTAATCAATGACAAAACATATGTGACTGTAGCGTTTGTACAGGATATTCTCCAGACGCCGGTACAGGTCAGCGGTGATTCTGTCAGCATTGCGGATCAAGCCGAGCAGGAAGGCGTGAAAAAGGCGGGGTCCATCACTCGTATCAATCGTGTTGACGGCAAGGTATCCATTCTTGTAAACGGCTATCAGAAAGGGATTTTGCTCCATATAGGGGATGAGACCAAAATCGTGAAAGCAGACGGCAAGCCTGGAACGGTGGAAGACCTGAAGCTGGGCACGGAAATTGAGGCGGTTCACGCCAATTTCATGGCACTCAGCCTCCCTCCGCAAACGTCAGCAAAAGAGATCGTCATCAAAAACAGTCTGGAAACACCCGAAGTGCTGGGCACCTTTGGCACAGTCCAATCCGTTGAAAAGAGCACAGATGGCAATGTCTTGATCGGCGTAAAAGGTGAACGGTTGACGGACAACTCGTTTGAAGAGATTCGTCTGGTAGTTACCGATGAAACAAAAGTACTTACGACAGACGGCAAAACGCTCACCAAGGCAGATGTGAAGCCGGACATGAAGGTGTTTGCCTATTATAGCCCCAAACTGACGCGCAGCCTGATTCCGCAGGGAGTGGCCGAGAAAATTGTGGTAGAACCTGCAGAAGAATTAGCGGCCGAATAA
- a CDS encoding ABC transporter permease, whose translation MLVYIFRRLLLMIPGLLGIILITFLLSRVLPGDPALMIAGEQADAAQLAKIREELGLNNPLYIQFFDYLGDLAQGNLGFAWHTGHTVVEDFLTRFPATVELTLFSILIAVLVAIPVGVVAATKKESITDHISRVFSLIGACVPVFWLGLILIYFFYSKLGWSPAPMGRISGEIYPPTHITGLYLVDSLLSGDMIAFKQALSHILLPAICLSTGTMAIVARMVRSSMLEVIGQDYIRTARAKGLVERIVIFKHGLVNALIPTLTILGLQFGHLLGGAVITETIFAWPGLGSYVTESILATDYAPIQAFTLVSALLYSLINLSVDLIYGFIDPRIRYD comes from the coding sequence TTGCTTGTTTACATTTTTCGACGATTGCTGCTGATGATTCCCGGCTTATTGGGGATCATCCTGATCACATTCCTTCTGTCACGGGTGCTGCCTGGCGATCCTGCCCTGATGATAGCGGGAGAACAAGCGGACGCGGCCCAATTGGCGAAGATCAGAGAAGAGCTGGGCTTAAACAATCCACTCTACATTCAGTTTTTTGATTATCTGGGAGATTTGGCCCAGGGCAATCTGGGCTTTGCCTGGCATACCGGTCATACCGTCGTCGAGGATTTTCTCACGAGATTTCCGGCGACCGTGGAGCTGACGCTGTTCAGCATCCTGATCGCGGTTCTGGTGGCGATCCCCGTCGGGGTAGTCGCCGCTACGAAAAAAGAATCGATCACCGACCATATCTCACGCGTGTTTTCCCTGATCGGCGCCTGTGTTCCCGTTTTCTGGCTGGGCTTGATCTTGATTTACTTCTTTTATTCCAAGCTGGGCTGGTCCCCCGCTCCGATGGGCAGGATCAGCGGGGAGATTTATCCACCGACCCATATCACCGGGCTTTACCTGGTGGATAGCTTGTTGTCTGGCGATATGATCGCCTTCAAGCAAGCGCTTTCCCATATTCTGCTGCCGGCGATCTGCCTGAGTACAGGGACGATGGCGATCGTGGCGCGGATGGTGCGATCCAGCATGCTGGAAGTAATCGGCCAGGATTACATTCGGACAGCAAGAGCCAAGGGACTGGTAGAGAGAATCGTGATTTTCAAGCACGGACTGGTGAACGCACTCATTCCTACCCTCACGATTCTGGGACTTCAGTTCGGTCATTTGCTGGGCGGAGCGGTCATCACGGAAACGATTTTTGCCTGGCCCGGCCTGGGAAGCTATGTGACCGAATCCATTCTGGCGACTGATTACGCGCCCATCCAGGCGTTTACGCTGGTCAGTGCACTCTTGTACAGCCTGATTAATCTCTCAGTCGATTTGATATACGGATTCATTGATCCGCGTATCCGGTATGACTAG
- a CDS encoding calcium-translocating P-type ATPase, SERCA-type, protein METRPNQKWYTLAAVEVTRMLKSDLKQGLSRDEAERRLSKSGANQLTASKRKPLYSVLLDQFKDFMVLILFVATLISYFLGEYLDAITIIAIIFINGVLGFIQEARAERSLQALKDLASPMARVLRDGQLSMLPASRLVPGDLVLLEAGDRVPADLRLFTANRLEIEESALTGESVPVSKTAQTLAAGSPDEVPLGDQKNLAFMGTMVTGGTGQGLVISTGMQTEIGKIAHLMNEAEIAETPLQIRLEQMGKILVVVAVLLTMVVIGAGVWHGHELFTMFLAGVSLAVAAIPEGLPAIVTVALALGVQRMIKRNAIVRKLPSVETLGCASVICSDKTGTLTQNKMTVTHIWHGDDTFQVTGSGYEPQGAFLLQGKQCAPERDQALARLLEIANSCNNAQLTYEEEKARRLLSMGKTVKRWQVIGDPTEGALKVLAAKGLGFDVEHGKGSKMAARVEELPFDSDRKMMSVVDKKADGSFVMQTKGAAEAVLSRCSHILWKGQVQPLSATMRHRILDQTEKMAAQALRVLAFAYKPLQGYRTGHTGEIKESDLTFVGLVGMIDPPREEVSAAINLCHQAGIKTVMITGDHRITAEAIARQIGLMRGYGEVMEGRELDRISDEELAERAERVAVYARVSPEHKLRIVRALQSNGHVVAMTGDGVNDAPAIKTADIGIAMGITGTDVTKEAADLVLRDDNFATIVSAVEEGRNIYDNIRKFIRYLLASNVGEILVMFFAMILGMPLPLVPIQILWVNLVTDGLPAMALGVDPPEADTMYQRPRNKHENIFARGLGWKIISRGFLIGLMTLLAFWLTWRENPDDLVHAQTVAFVTLVMAQLIHVFDCRSQHSVFHRNIFENKYLVWAVISSIVLVLGVVYLEALQPIFKTTNLYFRDWALILVAAGIPTFVAGMGGVLRRGALGGARRSSARTARS, encoded by the coding sequence ATGGAGACGAGGCCGAATCAAAAATGGTACACACTTGCGGCAGTCGAAGTGACCAGGATGCTGAAAAGCGACTTGAAGCAGGGCCTTTCGCGGGATGAGGCTGAGCGAAGACTGTCCAAAAGCGGCGCCAACCAACTGACGGCGAGCAAACGCAAGCCGTTGTATTCGGTTTTGCTGGATCAGTTTAAAGATTTTATGGTCTTGATTCTATTCGTCGCTACCCTAATTTCGTATTTTCTCGGTGAATACCTCGATGCGATCACCATTATTGCCATTATTTTTATCAACGGGGTATTGGGTTTCATTCAGGAGGCACGGGCAGAGCGATCACTGCAGGCTTTGAAGGATTTGGCCTCCCCGATGGCCCGGGTCCTGCGCGATGGACAGCTTTCCATGCTCCCCGCATCCAGACTGGTTCCCGGTGATTTGGTCTTGCTGGAAGCAGGAGATCGGGTGCCGGCTGACCTTCGTCTGTTCACAGCCAATCGACTGGAGATCGAGGAATCGGCCCTGACCGGAGAGTCCGTTCCCGTGTCGAAAACAGCCCAAACGCTGGCAGCAGGCAGCCCGGATGAAGTGCCGCTCGGAGATCAGAAAAACCTCGCCTTCATGGGAACCATGGTCACAGGGGGGACCGGGCAAGGACTGGTGATCTCTACCGGGATGCAGACGGAGATCGGAAAAATTGCCCATCTAATGAACGAAGCGGAGATCGCCGAAACACCGCTGCAGATTCGCCTGGAGCAGATGGGGAAAATCCTCGTAGTGGTTGCTGTTCTGCTTACCATGGTGGTGATCGGGGCCGGGGTGTGGCATGGACATGAGCTGTTCACGATGTTCCTTGCCGGAGTCAGCCTGGCGGTAGCAGCCATACCCGAGGGCCTGCCTGCGATCGTGACGGTAGCGCTGGCTTTGGGCGTTCAGCGGATGATCAAGCGAAATGCCATCGTCCGCAAGCTGCCCTCTGTAGAGACACTCGGTTGCGCTTCCGTCATTTGTTCCGACAAGACCGGGACGTTGACCCAGAACAAAATGACCGTTACACATATCTGGCATGGGGATGACACGTTTCAGGTTACAGGCAGCGGTTATGAGCCGCAGGGGGCTTTCCTCCTGCAGGGCAAGCAGTGCGCGCCGGAGCGCGATCAGGCATTGGCAAGGCTTCTGGAGATCGCAAACAGCTGCAACAATGCGCAGCTGACCTATGAAGAGGAGAAGGCGCGCAGACTTCTCAGCATGGGAAAAACCGTGAAGAGATGGCAGGTGATCGGCGATCCGACAGAGGGAGCGCTGAAGGTATTGGCTGCCAAGGGCTTGGGCTTTGATGTTGAACACGGAAAAGGAAGCAAGATGGCTGCCCGCGTCGAAGAGCTGCCGTTTGATTCTGACCGTAAAATGATGTCGGTTGTGGATAAAAAGGCAGACGGCAGTTTCGTGATGCAGACGAAAGGGGCAGCCGAAGCAGTCCTTTCCCGATGCAGCCATATCTTGTGGAAGGGGCAGGTACAGCCGCTGTCTGCAACGATGCGTCACCGGATTTTGGATCAGACAGAAAAGATGGCCGCCCAAGCCCTTCGTGTGCTGGCATTTGCCTACAAACCGCTGCAGGGGTATCGTACCGGCCATACGGGAGAGATCAAGGAAAGCGATCTGACCTTCGTGGGGCTGGTCGGGATGATTGATCCGCCGCGCGAAGAGGTGAGTGCAGCCATCAATCTATGCCACCAGGCGGGGATCAAGACCGTAATGATTACCGGCGACCACCGGATTACAGCCGAGGCCATTGCCCGGCAAATCGGGCTGATGCGCGGATACGGAGAGGTTATGGAAGGCCGGGAGCTGGATCGCATCAGTGATGAGGAGCTGGCAGAGCGGGCAGAGCGCGTCGCTGTCTACGCGCGTGTCTCGCCGGAGCACAAGCTGCGAATTGTCCGCGCTCTGCAAAGCAACGGGCACGTCGTGGCCATGACCGGTGACGGCGTAAATGATGCGCCTGCGATCAAAACGGCGGATATCGGGATTGCTATGGGGATTACCGGCACCGATGTGACCAAAGAAGCCGCCGATCTGGTGCTGCGTGATGACAACTTTGCCACGATTGTTTCAGCAGTAGAGGAAGGGCGCAATATCTACGACAACATCCGCAAATTCATTCGCTATCTGCTCGCTTCCAATGTCGGTGAAATTCTGGTTATGTTTTTTGCGATGATTCTGGGGATGCCGCTGCCGTTGGTGCCGATCCAGATTCTCTGGGTAAACCTCGTGACAGACGGCCTGCCTGCCATGGCCCTAGGGGTTGATCCGCCTGAAGCGGACACGATGTATCAGCGGCCCCGCAACAAACACGAGAATATTTTCGCACGGGGGCTGGGCTGGAAAATTATCAGCCGCGGGTTTTTGATCGGGCTGATGACCCTTCTGGCATTTTGGCTGACCTGGCGGGAGAATCCGGACGATCTGGTTCATGCCCAGACCGTGGCCTTTGTGACCTTGGTGATGGCACAGTTGATCCACGTTTTTGACTGCCGCAGTCAACACAGCGTGTTCCATCGCAATATTTTTGAAAATAAATATCTGGTTTGGGCCGTGATTTCCTCGATTGTACTGGTTCTGGGCGTTGTCTATCTGGAAGCGCTGCAGCCCATTTTCAAAACGACCAATCTCTACTTCCGCGACTGGGCATTAATTCTCGTCGCTGCGGGGATTCCGACATTTGTCGCGGGCATGGGAGGCGTGCTGCGAAGAGGGGCTTTAGGAGGGGCACGGCGGTCCTCTGCACGTACGGCTCGCTCCTGA
- a CDS encoding aspartate/glutamate racemase family protein, with protein sequence MLGIIRVITLTDPRDVHRHGELIERKYQIPVISECIWDQPTGIYDQETEEIAIPKIIEVAKRLKEKGCQVIGISCAADPALADVRQVVGIPVIGAGSAAAHQAMSVSRKAGVLTILDDAPPLVKQILGDAYIGVKRPEGVRTTLDLQTPEGRKNALKAAKELKEQGAESIVLCCTGFATIGFAEELMETLQLPAMDPIMAIGASASMFLNKQNLIPADGVRA encoded by the coding sequence ATGCTCGGAATTATTCGTGTCATTACGTTGACCGATCCGCGTGACGTCCACCGTCACGGGGAGTTGATCGAACGAAAGTATCAGATCCCGGTTATCAGCGAGTGCATCTGGGATCAGCCAACGGGCATTTACGATCAGGAGACAGAAGAAATCGCGATTCCCAAGATTATCGAAGTGGCCAAACGTCTCAAGGAAAAGGGCTGCCAGGTGATCGGGATCAGTTGTGCTGCTGATCCGGCTTTGGCTGATGTGAGACAGGTAGTGGGCATTCCGGTGATCGGAGCAGGCTCAGCAGCTGCTCATCAAGCCATGTCCGTATCAAGAAAGGCTGGCGTGTTGACCATTCTCGATGATGCCCCCCCGCTCGTCAAGCAAATTCTGGGTGATGCGTACATTGGCGTCAAAAGACCGGAGGGTGTTAGAACCACGTTGGATCTGCAGACACCAGAAGGAAGGAAAAACGCACTCAAAGCCGCAAAGGAGCTGAAGGAGCAGGGGGCAGAGTCCATTGTGCTTTGCTGTACCGGTTTTGCCACCATCGGGTTCGCTGAGGAATTGATGGAAACGTTGCAACTGCCGGCGATGGACCCCATCATGGCGATTGGTGCGTCTGCCTCCATGTTTCTGAATAAACAGAATTTAATACCGGCAGATGGTGTTCGCGCATGA
- a CDS encoding PucR family transcriptional regulator codes for MNGVTIRELMEIPPLKDARVISGFEGVDRVVRYIDIMEVPDLRGWLREGELLLTTAYSIRHDPSRLPEIVEHMAQAGAAALAIKPERFLHDLPEEMILVSNRYQLPIIELPAMIPYMDITHAVMEQVLDRQAALLRRSDEVYRTLTTMVLENSGLQAVADNIAGLVKGAVRVLDNFGQVIVSVPPDWKPKSKHLEWDIAVDRQIVGKLQVDKERLDDIQQVCVEQARVVVALELMRAKTAVDTEKRLRGNLIDELLSAVPPARHEVERRGRQLGLNPLQHWEVAIIEGNETIMQQLSSEASHFRQTLDREAQQNGLQAHIESRHSSLVLLLSSKPVAVEPSGKGKRLLETDQTGCIDWCSVIERLLQEQSGKRHDIHIGKGGSYPLWHVHQSYTEARKALAIGVKLSRPMEVTAFPDVEAFQLLAESVDQVHFSELFERKLGKLHAHDLEHGSDFLRTLYYYLESSGNLIETSNRLYIHRNSVKYRLQRIREIIPIDLSCARQRFVYHLCLTYHYLKTNE; via the coding sequence GTGAACGGAGTAACCATTCGGGAGTTAATGGAAATCCCGCCCTTGAAGGATGCCCGTGTCATTAGTGGCTTTGAAGGCGTAGATCGCGTCGTTCGGTATATTGACATCATGGAAGTGCCGGATTTAAGAGGGTGGCTGCGAGAAGGGGAACTGTTGCTGACGACAGCGTACTCGATCCGTCACGATCCTTCCCGCTTGCCCGAGATCGTCGAGCATATGGCGCAAGCGGGAGCAGCAGCATTGGCGATCAAGCCGGAGCGATTCCTTCATGATCTGCCAGAAGAGATGATTTTGGTCAGCAATCGCTACCAGCTGCCTATCATTGAACTGCCGGCGATGATCCCGTATATGGACATCACACATGCCGTGATGGAGCAAGTGCTGGATCGTCAGGCGGCACTGCTGCGCCGTTCGGACGAAGTATACCGGACGTTGACGACCATGGTTTTGGAAAACAGCGGACTGCAGGCGGTTGCCGACAACATTGCCGGCTTGGTCAAGGGTGCTGTCCGCGTTCTGGATAACTTCGGTCAGGTGATTGTGTCCGTACCGCCGGACTGGAAACCGAAGTCAAAGCATTTGGAATGGGACATTGCCGTAGATAGACAGATAGTCGGGAAGCTGCAGGTGGACAAGGAGCGGCTGGATGACATCCAGCAGGTTTGTGTGGAACAAGCCCGGGTCGTGGTCGCTCTGGAGCTGATGCGGGCAAAGACGGCTGTCGATACCGAGAAGAGATTGCGTGGAAATCTGATTGATGAACTCCTGTCCGCTGTTCCTCCAGCCAGGCATGAAGTCGAGAGAAGGGGCAGACAACTGGGCTTGAATCCGCTCCAGCATTGGGAAGTCGCAATCATTGAAGGCAATGAAACGATTATGCAGCAACTCTCGAGTGAGGCTTCCCACTTTCGGCAGACATTGGACAGAGAGGCTCAGCAGAACGGTTTGCAGGCGCATATCGAGTCGAGACACAGCTCGCTGGTGCTGCTGCTTTCCAGCAAGCCCGTGGCTGTGGAACCATCCGGCAAGGGCAAGCGGTTGCTTGAGACGGATCAGACAGGCTGTATCGATTGGTGTAGTGTCATTGAGCGCCTTTTGCAGGAACAGAGCGGTAAGCGCCATGACATCCATATCGGAAAAGGAGGCTCGTATCCGTTGTGGCATGTGCATCAGAGCTATACGGAGGCGAGAAAGGCCCTGGCGATCGGGGTGAAGCTGTCGCGCCCGATGGAAGTGACGGCCTTTCCGGATGTGGAGGCTTTCCAACTGCTCGCGGAGAGTGTGGATCAGGTTCATTTTTCCGAGTTGTTTGAAAGAAAGCTGGGGAAACTCCACGCGCATGACCTAGAGCACGGAAGCGATTTTCTGCGGACGCTTTACTATTATTTGGAGTCATCGGGAAATCTGATCGAGACTTCCAACCGCCTGTACATTCACCGGAATTCCGTAAAATACCGGCTGCAGAGGATTCGGGAGATCATTCCGATCGATCTGAGCTGTGCCCGGCAGCGATTTGTCTACCATTTGTGTTTGACTTATCACTATCTGAAGACGAATGAATAG
- a CDS encoding AroM family protein: protein MKKLGTITIGQSPRVDVTPEMLPYLGDVTVVEKGALDGMGPDELAAIAPKPGENVLVSRLRDGSQVTMSKQAVLDLMQMRIDELEQEGVEAILLLCTGHFPPFRCQTLLLEPDRILNHAVRGLLSTGRLGVINPVPEQRGASLEKWERDGLEVFIAAGSPYLPGDQIEQAARSLKQHDVDLIVLDCIGYTEAMKQTVQAVTGKPVILSRTMVARVLGELG, encoded by the coding sequence ATGAAAAAATTAGGGACGATTACGATCGGGCAATCGCCTCGTGTTGATGTGACACCGGAGATGCTGCCGTATCTTGGAGATGTCACGGTTGTGGAAAAAGGCGCGTTGGACGGGATGGGGCCTGACGAACTGGCTGCAATCGCCCCCAAACCGGGAGAGAACGTTCTGGTGAGTCGGTTGCGAGACGGCTCCCAGGTCACGATGTCCAAGCAAGCTGTGCTGGATCTGATGCAAATGCGGATCGATGAGCTGGAACAGGAGGGTGTCGAAGCGATTCTGCTATTATGTACCGGCCACTTTCCGCCGTTTCGTTGCCAGACGCTGCTCTTGGAGCCGGACCGCATTCTCAACCATGCTGTGCGGGGATTGCTTTCCACTGGCAGACTGGGTGTCATCAATCCCGTACCGGAACAGCGCGGGGCATCTCTCGAAAAATGGGAGCGCGACGGGCTGGAAGTGTTCATAGCGGCGGGATCACCCTATCTGCCGGGCGACCAGATTGAGCAAGCTGCACGATCTCTGAAGCAGCATGATGTAGACCTGATTGTATTGGACTGCATCGGTTACACCGAGGCGATGAAGCAAACCGTTCAGGCCGTCACCGGAAAGCCGGTAATCCTGTCGAGAACGATGGTTGCCCGGGTATTGGGTGAGCTGGGGTAG
- a CDS encoding ABC transporter permease, translating into MNSATQSTTTVGKTKTIKPKSTFRLLLQNRLAALGLFFIVMWTVAALVAPLIAPYSPNTPDTSVKLQGPSAEHWFGTDNFGRDIYTRVIYGAQISIWTGLIAVGISFFIGVPLGGIAAYYGGVTGTVIMRVMDTLLAFPSLVLAMAIAASIGPGLISAMIAVGIVGIPEFARLMYGQTISLREKEFVEACRATGVKDSLILFRHIFPNALAPLLVRATLGMGFAILTAASLSFLGLGVKPPIAEWGAMISEGREYIISGEWWLVTFPGLAIATSILGFNLLGDGLRDVLDPRLRSSR; encoded by the coding sequence ATGAACAGCGCTACACAGAGTACTACAACCGTTGGAAAGACAAAGACAATCAAGCCAAAATCAACATTTCGGCTGCTGCTGCAAAACAGACTGGCGGCTCTGGGACTGTTTTTCATAGTGATGTGGACGGTAGCCGCATTGGTGGCACCGCTGATCGCTCCCTATTCGCCGAATACGCCGGATACCTCCGTCAAGCTGCAGGGGCCAAGCGCGGAGCATTGGTTCGGTACAGACAACTTCGGCCGCGATATTTACACCCGTGTCATCTACGGTGCGCAAATCTCGATTTGGACAGGCCTGATCGCCGTGGGAATCTCCTTTTTTATCGGAGTGCCGCTCGGCGGGATCGCTGCTTACTACGGCGGCGTGACCGGCACGGTGATCATGAGGGTGATGGACACGCTGCTCGCTTTTCCGTCGCTCGTGCTCGCCATGGCGATTGCCGCTTCCATCGGACCGGGATTGATCAGTGCGATGATCGCGGTTGGGATTGTCGGGATTCCCGAGTTTGCCCGGTTAATGTACGGACAGACGATCTCCTTGCGGGAAAAGGAATTCGTAGAGGCTTGCCGGGCAACCGGTGTGAAGGATTCCCTGATTCTGTTCCGGCACATTTTCCCCAACGCTTTGGCACCACTGCTCGTTCGGGCGACGCTTGGCATGGGGTTTGCCATCCTGACTGCTGCCAGCTTGAGCTTCCTCGGGCTGGGGGTAAAACCGCCGATTGCCGAGTGGGGAGCGATGATCTCAGAGGGGAGAGAATACATCATCTCCGGTGAATGGTGGCTGGTCACTTTCCCGGGTCTGGCAATTGCTACTTCCATTCTTGGTTTCAATCTGTTGGGTGATGGCCTGCGCGATGTACTTGATCCGCGCCTTCGCTCCAGCAGGTAA
- the yunB gene encoding sporulation protein YunB, which translates to MARYRKGSWRQRGKRLLLILIIWLIILFVLFLIAEKRMEPTLMLIATQKADQMAKLAITDAVTKRLTQQGVDFDEIIVMEKDKEGKIMAVNFNFEQYSRIVGETTSRIQNRMKEFEEENVKIAVPLGLATKSVFLEHYGPKIPVSLVPVGSVKTRLETGMEQAGINMVLVTVYINVEVNLRIVIPFATEQKTVTTMIPITEAIIVGKVPDYLYNNPYGKPDVPYPQSQLKPAAGQP; encoded by the coding sequence GTGGCGCGCTATCGAAAAGGAAGCTGGCGACAGCGGGGAAAACGTCTCCTGCTCATACTGATCATCTGGTTGATCATCCTGTTTGTCCTGTTCCTCATCGCAGAGAAGCGGATGGAACCGACGCTGATGTTGATCGCTACCCAGAAGGCAGACCAGATGGCAAAGCTGGCGATCACCGATGCGGTTACCAAGCGGTTGACACAACAAGGGGTCGACTTCGATGAAATCATCGTCATGGAAAAAGACAAAGAAGGGAAAATCATGGCGGTCAACTTTAATTTTGAGCAATACTCACGGATTGTGGGGGAGACGACCAGCCGGATACAGAACCGGATGAAAGAGTTTGAAGAAGAAAATGTAAAGATTGCGGTTCCGCTGGGCCTGGCTACCAAAAGCGTGTTTCTGGAGCATTACGGACCGAAAATCCCCGTCTCGCTGGTGCCGGTCGGTTCAGTCAAGACTCGGCTGGAAACCGGGATGGAGCAGGCGGGTATCAACATGGTGCTGGTGACGGTCTATATTAACGTAGAAGTCAATCTGCGGATTGTCATCCCTTTTGCCACAGAGCAAAAAACAGTGACGACGATGATCCCGATAACCGAAGCCATTATCGTAGGCAAGGTTCCCGACTATCTCTACAATAATCCGTACGGCAAGCCCGATGTCCCCTACCCGCAGTCGCAGCTAAAGCCTGCGGCAGGACAGCCATAA